ATGGAAAGTACTATCTGAGCCTTCTGTTTCTCCTGTCACTTTTTCCTTGGCAACTTGGTCGTCCAAAtccaaggagataagattcgttgCCATCAACATGGATCCGACAAGAGAGACTTGTGAGCTCACCATAGCCTTAAAATGATTACTTGGTCCCTTAAGAGTTTTATTAATCTTCCAACCACCCTTACGATCCCTTGCTTTTCCACCATTATCGTGACTATTAACCgggttaaaattatttcttaactTGCAGCTTTATTAACGCCCTTCGTCCCAGTCAAATTCAAGCTAGAGGTTCCTTGAAAGGTAATTATCGAATGATAATTGGAGTTGAGAATGGTTTCATTTGTGGTCACTGCCCGAACTTCTACTTCTTCAAATGcaggattaaaattttttatcattaaaaccTGCAGGAACCGTGAGCATTGTATCGCCCAAATCTCTAACTTCTCAATCAAGAATTCCAGCAGAATTGTCATCAGCAGTATCGGTTTTCTCAGTGTTGGGTTGGATCGCCCCACCTATCAAATGGTCCTTCAAAGGCGCGTTTGGTCCAGGTGCACTGCTGGACCTAGAACTCTGCCCAATCGATAGCCCACTTGTTTTTTACTTGGGCCCTTGTTACGAGCATTGGACCtagaaatattcaaaatagaattagaatttttgttaattaaagaaCCCACTAACCTTTCCCGAGATCGAACTTCAGATTTCTTTCACCTTGATAATATCTTCCCAAAATCtacatttacaatttatttccCATTTTTCCATGGCCGAATATCTCTCTTTTTTCCCGAAATTACTctttaaagaatcaaaattgaaaaataaggcATGAAATCTCGACCCCGAAAATTTCTCCCCTTCTCCATTCTTTCCAAGTTTGTTCTATTCATGTGAGTTACACCTAGATCTCCTTTCCACCAGCATCCAGTGACTGAAATCATCGTTTTAGATCGTCAAGTCTGCATCTGGTCATGGGTTTTTGATTGTCAGAGTATATTCTTCTGATATGTTCCCTGTTGCTTGTATATGCGGACAACCATTCTTGGAGTGGCCATACTGTCCAcacgagaaaaagaaaatcaataagCTTTTGTACTCAAATCATTAAAGATTTCCATTGATGAGGACTTGTGAGACAAGAGGTTTCTCCAGATTGATAAAAATAACCATTCGCAGGTATCGACCCCTTGCTTGGTTGTCTGTATTAAAATCCAATTTGGTAACCTTCCCCACCATTCCCCCAAGTTCCCTAATACCTCTTTTTTATAGAGATGGCTAGGCAACCCTAGGAGTCTAATCCAAGCCAGGACATTTCTAGGATAGAGACTTGTCGAATTGAATCAATAGTACAAGGTTGAACCGTCAAGTATTGCCCGAAGATAATCCATGGTCCTTGTGATAAAACCTTCTCATAATCTTTAGAATTTTGGAATTTTGCTAAATGTTAAACAGTTAATAAGGTAGTTAGTTTGGTAGAAAGCCTGTTAAGCAGTTCATTAAGCAGGTGGTTCTCATGTGTAAATAAAACCTCAAGAATGTATTGATTAAGATTAGAGAATAAAGACTAAAGAATTCTTCTATATTTGTTACATGGTATTAGTTGCTTAGTCTTGGTACGTGCTTCTGTTGTTGCGATTATGGCACCATCAGCCGATTCTAATTTCGTTGATCCTATGAGTTCTGCGTTTTTCGGTCAATGTTTGGTTCAATCCTTCCCTCATCATGACATGATGAAGTTGGAGGGCAACAACTTTGTTCAATGGCAGCAACATATCAGACTGATAGTTGAGGGATAAGAGCTGTAAAATTTTTTGGAAGGAATTTTGTCTGCTTCATCTCAGTTTCTTGCGTCTTTAGAAGGTACGTTAGTTCCAAATCCAGAGGCAGTTGTGTTCAATCAATAGGATAAGCTATTGACTTCTTGGCTCCTAAGCACGATTAGCTCATCACTTTTATCATGCTTTACCTCTGCTCAGTCTGCTTGTGATGGCTGGAACATTACAAATCGCCTTTTTGCTGCGTCAACCAGTGTGAAAATCTCTCGCATCAAACATGATCTTCATTCCCTAAAAAAGGGTGAGTTAATTGTGACAGAATATATTTCAAGAATAGAGAATACCTGTGCTTTACTTGTAGACTTGGATCGGTGATATCAGATGCTGAAAAGGTGGAAGTTTTTTTGGCTGGGTTCCCATCAGATTTTGATGTCCTACTAACATTGGCTTCTTTCTCACCAGAGCCCCTTCCTTTTAGCCGTTTGGTTAATGTACTCCTGGAATTTGGAAGCCGCCAGGTGCGGGCTGTGCGTGAGATTCCCATTCAAGCTAACCATGTTGTGGCATCTGATGTCACAGTAGTTGTTGATTCTGGTTCGGGCGAAGGTCGAATGACAGTGGGTCTACGAGGGCGTGGCTCCTGGTTGTGCATGCAGTGCCAGATTTACAATCGATTTGGCCACATAGTGCAACGATGCTTCTATCGTTTTAATCGGTCTTATGATGGTCCAAATACCTCCACCATGGTGAGGTTTTCACCGTCTGTGTATAATCGACAAGAAAAGGTTAGAGCGTCGCAAGCTAGGTTTTTTTGTGATGAGAATGAAGTTGGTTTTGTAGGGGATTCAAATGGGCAGTGGTCTATTGGCCCATCTGGGTGTTATGAAAGGCATAGGCCTCATTATGCAGGCCAATCTGCTGGGCAGTATCGTAGGTCAGATTCTCGTCAGAATTTTGGGCCGATTCATGGGCAACAGCATAGTTAGTTCTTTGGGCGGCAAACTGGGCACTGTTTTGGGCCAACTGATGACCAGTATTTTAGTCCTGTTAATTGGAAACATAATGTGCAGCAGTTTGGGTTGCATGCAGGTCAGCATATTGGGCCTCTTGATGGGCAGATTAATGGGCCGAATAATGTACCTATCAATGGGCTTAATACTAATTTTGTTGGTGGACAGTTTAATGGGCCTAATGCTAATTTTGTTGGTGTTGAGGGTTCTATGCAAAAAAAACGCTAATTCTGTTGGTGTCTCGTGGCAGACAAAACCTCGAGCACATGTTTTTTATTCTTCTCAGTGTGTTGGATTACCTCGACTTCCTAATTTTTATGCTTCTGATTTTTCGGATGCCACACAATACGATTCTAATTTTGATAATACCAATTCATCTGATCATATGCCGATACGGTCCTCATC
This genomic stretch from Gossypium raimondii isolate GPD5lz chromosome 6, ASM2569854v1, whole genome shotgun sequence harbors:
- the LOC105771931 gene encoding uncharacterized protein LOC105771931, whose amino-acid sequence is MAPSADSNFVDPMSSAFFGQCLVQSFPHHDMMKLEGNNFVQWQQHIRLIDKLLTSWLLSTISSSLLSCFTSAQSACDGWNITNRLFAASTSVKISRIKHDLHSLKKEPLPFSRLVNVLLEFGSRQVRAVREIPIQANHVVASDVTVVVDSGSGEGRMTVGLRGRGSWLCMQCQIYNRFGHIVQRCFYRFNRSYDGPNTSTMVRFSPSVYNRQEKVRASQARFFCDENEVGFVGDSNGQWSIGPSGCYERHRPHYAGQSAGQYRRSDSRQNFGPIHGQQHS